AATGATAGGTAAATATATGCAAGTAAGAAGTTTATCACTTATAGAATCATGAATTTGAAATTTTATAAATATATGAAAAGAGGATTATCCTGAATGATTTCTAAAAAGCTTGTGGATAACTTTCGTCCCGAATGAAAGAGCCTTTTTGATGTTATTGAATCTTTTTTTTGCCTTTTTTTGGCAGATGACGGTGCTGGACAGCTTTCTATGCCTAAAAATAAACATACTTCTTCCTAGAAAGTCTTTAAGGCGAAAATCAAGGCGCTGTTTTTTCTTCTTTTGTTCTCATTTTTATAGATTCAGCCGCTGGATTCTGGCCAAAACGTCCCAGAATAAAGTGTCATAAACATTCGTATTCGAAAGATGGATCTGGATTTGTCGTGCATGTTCCGTCATTCTGCCTGCTAGATGAAACAGTTTAAAACGGATGGTATCGATCACTGTCGCTTTTTCTGTCGAAGGAAAGGTTAGATGCTTCATCAAATGAATGATGTTGTAAGCCATAAAGCTTAAGGCTAAACGCGCTTGATTGGCTGTAAACGAAGTGCTATCTGTTTTTTCGGCAAAGAAGCCGCCTTTCATTTCTTTAATGAAGTTTTCCATGTTCCCTCGTTTTTGATAGAGTTGAAAAATCGTCTTGGGATCGAGATTCTCAAAGTTTGTAACGATAAACTGAAAATCGGTAAAGAGTAAGGATCCGGCAGGACGAGTGGCTTTCATGGCGACTCGACGTGATTGTCGCCATTTATTCGCCCGATAGTCCATTAGAAAATATTGTTGTTCGGTTTTCGTATAATCGGTGTCGTCTTGATAAAGGACTTGATGTTGAATGTGGTCGAGCAAACGGGCGTTGCTTTTGAGTTTGATCACATAACGGACTTGACGGTCTTCGCAATGGGCAAAAATTTCGGGCTTGGCAAATCCGCTATCTCCACGAACCATGATCAGAGGATCACTGGATCGCTGTTGATAACGATCTAACATCTCCTCGAGATAATCTTCGGCATGGGTAGACGTATAGGATTTTCCGTGACGATGGCGAACATCTAAAGCAAGCCCGGTTAATCCTTCAAAAGCGACAAACGGATGATAGCCATTGATACCATAGTGATAGATAAACTCGGCTTTTTCTTGTTTACCGTAGGTGGGACAAGATGTGGAATCAAAATCGAGCACCAAGTGTTGTGTATTGTCATGGTCCAACCATAGATCCGCTAAGTCTTTGGCTACTTGCGCAAGTTGCGACACATTTTCTGTCGTTAATGTATGCAGAAAGGTCGAAAGCATGGATTGCGAACTAAGGTTTTCTTGTTGAAGTGCTTCTTGAAAGAGGCGATCGTATTGCACTTTATTGGCATCTCGATCGCGTGAATATCCCGCAATCAATTGATAAAGCCATTGTTTCAAGATTTCTAGCCAGGAATGGTGCGAAAATTTGCGGTGATCGTTGATATGAATCCGTTCATTTAATAACTGATCAAAATGAATCTTCTTTAAAAATTCGGCAACCAGTACCATTCCGGCATCATTGGTTAAGGCGCCCCCATCATTGGTGATAGAAATTTTCTTTTGAGAATTGAATATTAATGGTTTTTGTTGTAAAGTGAAAGACATAAGAACGCACTCCTTATTGTTATGTTTTGTCGACTTTACAATAACACGAAGTGCGTTCTTTTTGTACACCCAGAAGGTGAAGCAACTAAA
This region of Tetragenococcus osmophilus genomic DNA includes:
- a CDS encoding IS1380 family transposase: MSFTLQQKPLIFNSQKKISITNDGGALTNDAGMVLVAEFLKKIHFDQLLNERIHINDHRKFSHHSWLEILKQWLYQLIAGYSRDRDANKVQYDRLFQEALQQENLSSQSMLSTFLHTLTTENVSQLAQVAKDLADLWLDHDNTQHLVLDFDSTSCPTYGKQEKAEFIYHYGINGYHPFVAFEGLTGLALDVRHRHGKSYTSTHAEDYLEEMLDRYQQRSSDPLIMVRGDSGFAKPEIFAHCEDRQVRYVIKLKSNARLLDHIQHQVLYQDDTDYTKTEQQYFLMDYRANKWRQSRRVAMKATRPAGSLLFTDFQFIVTNFENLDPKTIFQLYQKRGNMENFIKEMKGGFFAEKTDSTSFTANQARLALSFMAYNIIHLMKHLTFPSTEKATVIDTIRFKLFHLAGRMTEHARQIQIHLSNTNVYDTLFWDVLARIQRLNL